A genomic stretch from Candidatus Eisenbacteria bacterium includes:
- a CDS encoding Ig domain-containing protein, giving the protein MTVSAQFNLVMITDNSLPNGNVGADYSAFISSCCGSGSPDNFSIVSGSLPSGLTMAQNFGVQSTLISGRPIQQETKTFTVRVQDQSGSSTKVLSITIDGPVPLVITLPGPTAKSGTVGAAYSQNLFASGGKTPYSWSSTGGQLPPGLRFVSASNGNRIEGTPTTAGTFTFTLTVQDSGNPRQTATQQTTITIN; this is encoded by the coding sequence ATGACCGTCTCCGCCCAGTTCAACCTCGTGATGATCACCGACAACTCGCTCCCCAACGGCAACGTTGGAGCCGACTATTCCGCCTTCATCAGCTCGTGCTGCGGCAGCGGGAGCCCGGACAACTTCAGCATCGTATCCGGCTCCCTTCCGAGCGGCCTGACGATGGCGCAAAACTTTGGCGTCCAGTCCACCCTCATCTCCGGCAGGCCCATTCAGCAAGAGACCAAGACCTTCACCGTGAGGGTGCAGGACCAGAGCGGGTCCTCGACCAAGGTATTGAGCATCACGATCGACGGTCCCGTCCCGCTCGTGATCACCTTGCCCGGCCCGACAGCCAAGTCGGGAACCGTCGGAGCGGCGTACAGCCAGAATCTCTTCGCGAGCGGCGGAAAGACGCCCTACTCCTGGTCGAGCACGGGGGGACAACTGCCTCCTGGGCTCCGGTTCGTCAGTGCTTCGAACGGGAACAGGATCGAGGGAACTCCGACCACGGCGGGAACGTTCACGTTCACGTTAACCGTGCAGGATAGTGGGAATCCGAGGCAGACGGCGACTCAGCAGACGACCATCACCATCAATTAA